In the genome of Mercurialis annua linkage group LG8, ddMerAnnu1.2, whole genome shotgun sequence, the window ATTATCACTAACCGTCTTATTACTGCTTGGGGGCGGAACGACGGCGTTTAGCGGCGGGTTTGGGTTTGGGATCGGCGACGGCGACggatttgattgtttttgaagaTCGGCGAGTGAGAAGTAAGGGAATTTTGTGTTGTTTGTTGATAAGAAGACAGTGGCGCATATTAGTAATACGAAGAATGTGAAAATGAAtgggaattttttttctttgattagATTTGGTACTGTTAACGccatttttgttttcaaaaagcTTGAgattatgattaaaaaaaattagagaaatttTATGTAATGTGGTGATCTGAATTGAATAGTTTTAATGGAGTCTGTGAGTTGTTTGAGCAGAAAATGAATGATTTTGGCGCATTATTGTTACGTATTGATTGAGATGGGTTGGTTGACAAATTTTGGGGTGTGTGTAAAGTTTGAGGACTAAAAGTGGCTTTTGtttgttttgctttttttgaCTTTGGTAGATTTCGTTAATGATTAATGTGTTTTATGGACCGACAGAAACACATTAATAATAActaatctttatttttaatctGCTTAACTCCAGGAAAAGTTTCTgtactttatttatttagtctttttttaaaaaaattgtttttttaatggaaaataatttcaataaatcAAATCGGAATCAATTACAGAGGTCGGAAACTAAAAAAAGTGACAAAACCACCCTTAAGAACCTAAAATATAACTGGCATTTTGCGTCAAAACATGCGCAAAATAAAATTGTGAGACTACTCGTCAATTCCACACAATCTTCAACTAATAATTCTGGTTCGACAGGAGCTCAAAAAGGACAAAAACTACATCCAAAACATCCGATAATATTGTCGTGACCTTTCAACCAACTCAAAACTTCACTTATGCCCATGATTCCTGCccaaaagaataagaaagacTAAATAAACATGTATATTATTATTGAATCCGATGATAATCAATTATTTAGTCTttcttattatttataaatgatGATGATGGAGAAATAATAAAGTTAATCGAAGCTACCCATTAATTATAAAAcgtatattaaatataaatactagtgtttatagatatttaaaaaCAGCCTATTACATAAAACAAAGATTTAAAAATCTATAGCTATGGAGAAGCCGTTGTTGATATAGCACGAGCAGCAAACCTAGGTTATGTTGGTTGGTGCAAAGAGACTATCTCTTCAATCATTCTTTCAGAGTTCAAGACTATCCTCCTTTTCACCTGGTATATAGTCGAAGAATCTCGTCTATAGGAGTAGACGTAGATGAAAAATGTCGAGGATAAAAGATCAATTTGTTCGCAGATGTCATCCGGGTCCTGTTGTTGCTTCTCGTGTAGGAAAGTAGAAAGAAACGATTGATCAGATGCATAGCAAAACCATATACATACTCGTTTACCGATCAGAGCTTGCAGCACGCAAACAAACAGCAGAAAAACGACGAAGAAGTGTTATTATCCGAATTTGCATATGAATTCATTCGAAGTTTATTTTACAAGCGCAGGGAATGAGCAACAATATGCCTAGCCGTTGATTGCGCTGATAATAACATTGTAAgaataataattgaaattcGAATAATTTCGAAGATCAATTCATCTATTGAGCAACACTAAACTTTCTACATAACTAGTAATAAAAGTACAACTTTTTCCTGATAAAAAATCATGGCACCTAACTTGCCCATTTACTAAGTTGATcccaaaaataatattttcaggGTCTCTACTATAGAACAATTCCTGCCCAAACCATCCTATCAGCGTCGACACTCCAATACGTGACCACGGATATAGGCGTCTCCCGATACCTGCCATAGTGAAAACCTTTATCCACGAACTCGACACACCATAATCTTTCATTATCCATAAGTGATTAAGCACATCATTACGCTGCCTTTCTCTGAAGACGATACCGACTGTTGAATCATTATATGCCAATACATCTAACGCCAACGGATCAATTGACGGGGAAGTCAAATCTTCCGGCATATCAATTTCCTGAAAAGTCTCATCGGTCACATTGAACCCCAATAACATATTACATTTATCTTTGCGAAAATGCCAATGAATAATCCCATTAACAATAGCCTGGCTACCCGGAACATAGCAAATCTCGCAATGTGGGATGCTCCGAGAATCCATAATCTTCCATGAGCCGGAATTGAGCGAAAAAACTTCAGCTACCGATCTGAAACCTGCAGAGTCATAAAAATTGATCATCTTCAATAACTTGTAGTCGTCGCTGCGGGAATCGTATCCAAATCCAACAAGGCAGCGAGTATGGAACaataaattagggtttggaAGAATCATAGATTTTTGAATCGATGGATTCCAGAGGATCAAAGTTTGGGGACGAGACAGCTCATCGGATTTCTCTTCGTAATCGTCACCAACAACGCAAAGTAAGCCATTGACGGAACCAGTGAGCCAGAAGTGTTCGCTGTAATGCGCGAGAGGAAAATCCTGGATTCGGCAGATCTCGGGATCTGGGTTGTTGAGGGAGACGTAGTGAGTGTCTGATTGGTTTACTCTGAGCTCGTAGTTGAAATAATGGCGGAAACAAAGGGCTAAGGGAGCATGGCTGCGAGTGATTTTCGATTGATTGCGGATAAAGGCGGAGTCTTTTATGAGAAAATTCCATGGCTTGCAGACGGAGGTGCAACGTACTAGGGTTTTTACCGGCAGCTTTTCGAAAATTTCAGCTTTTAATTCTTCATGGAGGAATTCAAACATGTTCATGTCATCTCTTCTTTTCATATTTAACTTCAAAGCCAGAGTTCAGCTAAATTTGTCGGAGATACCAGAAGTACTTACTCTTATGGAGTTTAGTTTTACACGACTCAAAAACGAAAAAAAGGGTCATTTACACCCCTCAATTTGATTAACAATATCAATTTATCGCTTTCCTTGATAAATGAATCCagattttgtcattttttaatcaatttgaaTAGGCTATGAATTATCCATGACTCCTGATTTTCGGGGTCCCATCATAAAACTTCATGATGTTTAAAAAAGATCATTAAAACCCTAATGTTTGTGACGGTGCTCATTAAATCCAAAATTGGCGATTTTCCAATAAAAAAAGTGACGTGGGCGACTTATTAATGTCAGAAACAACAAAAATCTGACTCCATGTCGATTTTTTGGTCTCAGAGGATTTAGTAAGCGTCGCCATAAATATTGGAAGATTTAATGCTCGTTTGTAAACATCAATTTTGTGATCGGACGCCAAAAATTCTAAAGCCAGTgttattagctatttaaataGGGCATGATTACTAGTGTAAATGAATCGCTATAAAACTAAACccttttagaaactttaaaaGTGTATTTGAACGAAATTTTCAGAAAGAACACATTTATTCttcaaataaacattaaaaatataaactctaaaccctaaatttaaaaaaaaaatcagaaacagtaattaaaattatatacttttattattttatagaataagagtaaaataaatatttaacaagaataattataaaagtttagttttattttttataaatttttatacacaaataataattgatatttttatctaaaaaattactttacacttttataaattttataatagttaATAATTATAGGAAATTCATTTGATGGTCAAATAAcataacttttaattatttagggtgaaaataattttattaatttctaaattaagttatttttttattttaaactcaCACTTcataatataaatataccatAAATTCTAAATTACAAACTCTAacccttaaattttaaaatcttaataTTAAGTTACAAACCGTAAATTCTAAATCTTAGACCCTAAATTCAAAActgaaaattttaaatcttaaatTTCAAACACTAAATCTCGCATCATAGttactagaaaaataaaatataatgaaaattggaattggaattagaattagaattagAAAAACCCACAAAGCAAATCGTCACTAATGACCCTCTGAACTGatgaaaacaattaaaaaaatgcaaataaaaccctaaaaagTGAATAAGAAAGATTGAAAATTGGTTTCGAACTCTGGCGTCAATTACCAGTAAGCTACGGCAGTAATTGATATTAAACggaattaaaatgaatttgtaAACGAGTCCCAAACATCACCGTCAAACTTTTGGTTTTCCACCCCTATCCTCGCTGCATATTGGGCCATCGTTTCAATGGGCTGGTTCAACAGAGTGCCCTCTGATTGGGCTTGGTCCATAACCACCGCCAATTTATCTATTTCATCACCGCCCGGGATTCCAAGAACCTCCGCCATTTCATCTATTTCATCACCGCCCGGTACTGCAAGAAACTCTGTCAATTCATCTTTTTCATCGCCGCCCGCCGGCATTTCATCTTTTGCAAGAACCTCCGTCAATTCATCTTTTTCATCACCTCCCGCcggcatttcatctttttcatcaCCGCCCGGCACTGCAAGAACCTCCGTCAATTCATCTTTTTCATCACCGCCCGccagcatttcatctttttcaccACCGCCCGGTACTGCAAGAACCTCCGTCAATTCATCTTTTTCATCACCGCCCGCcggcatttcatctttttcatcaCCGCCCGCcggcatttcatctttttcatcaCCGCCCGGAATTGGAATAATCGCCGGATTTTCGTCTTGTTCATCATCGTCCGAAAAATCAAGAACCAAAAGAATTCCATCTTGTCGATTACCGGCGGGCAATCCAAGAACCACCGGCCTTTCAAGAAATATGGAATCTCCGTATTCTAATGCCCGTCTTTCCGGAGAAGACAATTGCCGAATGTTCATTAGTCTTCTTTGATCATATTTTCCCTTCACTAGAACATTTAGTTCATTCTTTTGAACTCTACTCAGATTTCGAAAATGTAACAAATCCGTAGTCAAGAACTCTATTTCGGCATGCACAGAGGTGTTTAGCTTATGCGAGAGAGTTTGAAAATCATCGTTTAGGTTAATAACTCTGAAATTCATGGTTTACGTTAATAGGGACTGATTCAGATCAGTCTATATTTATACTAACTGATGTAGTATTTCTTATGGCTAAAGGGCTGAAAAACCCCtaacttttgttttctttttcacgttataatattttcagatttatcctattttaaatttttgcttTTTAATTGCACCCTTGATTagaaaaactaaataattttattattttaagaattAAGATATATAAAACAACTacattttgttcttttttctatttgaacaaatttaaacaaCTCCTTAAACATAAAACAAGattcaaataaattctaataaaacattaattattaaatttcaaaatctctcACTCCGCTTTCATAGGATTCTCCATCGTCGGACCCATCGATCAAACTCCACTTGTCACATATCATCGCCCGAACAATCCACCGCCGCACCCAACCGGAAACAACCAAAACAATTTCTTTTGGTCGGAGCTTATGGAGgaggaggagctgctcctcctccgaaaaattttaaaaattatttttatgtaattaatttaaatttattattatttttatttaatgaagaagatgattttttgggttaagttataatattaaagaatatttagagtaattgattaatatggagggtttattttgaatgttattcaaatgaaaagagttcaatttattGCTTTAGGGtgcaattaaaaacaaaatttaaaataggacaaaattaaaaaaattgcaacgtcggggtcaaattaaaaaccaaaacaaatgttaggatttttttagcCCTTTAGCCACttcttatttataattttatccaaattataattttcatttaaaataacatatccattttatattattattttttgttcaatCTTTCCTAAACTTACACTTTTACTTcaacgttttaattttatttaatactaCTTTAAtcaatatttgatattttcattttcataattCAAATTTCTTATGAAACTTAATACATATAGAAAATGTTGTAaacttattatgttttaaaattgttgttTATAAAAAGTTAGTAAAATCTATAAACTAGTTAAAAATTATATACGTAAGAAactaatattttgttaaaatttagttaaaatttaattcacgaatattaattttgttatctATAGTATcattttatactccctccgttattttttagttgtccatttagccaacaTCGCACATACCAAAATAGTGCTccttttgtttaatttataaagaaaaatactaatatagccctattagttaataaatatctttcaaattaaaatataaaggcatttattagggatgggtaaatttggaagataatagctaaaatCACATTGAAATTCTAAATCGACAACTAATCAGAAATAAATGTATTttgctaaatggacaattaaaaaagaTCGGAAGGAGTATATCCTTATTGTATAAAAAATTCTAAAGATTATAATTGAATAAAAGCGAAAATGCATGTTTAGTCCATATACTTCCACTCGTTATTTTTGAACCCTCAACTATTATAACTAAGGcataaggtacaaaaaaattatgaacttttcaaaaaaatacaagacaaccatttaacatatttttagtataaaaaCGACCCTCtaacttttaaaatcaaacaaaataacTCTTTTGTCCATAACTTTGACTAAAAGACGTTAAGTTGCTGACGTGGCGGtaggaaaaagttcaaacaCACCCTTAATATTTAAGATACTTAccaatttcatatttataatttttttaaatattatttcaccatttttatttctaattaatttttttattaagctcaattaaaacataattaaaccaattaaatttaattaagccATCGTCGCCTAACCTTCCCGGAACAAACGGCCCCCGACCATCCCGAAACAGAAGACCCTCGACATACTGAATTAACTTCtttccttttaattaaaaaaataactctcTGTTGTAGCCGGAGAACATACATGGTATGTTCTCCGGCGAGAACAGAGTGGACCTGGGTTTGTCCCCGTCGAAGAACAGACACAGATCGCATCTATTCTCGGAGAATATACTAGGGTCTGTTCTAAAGCGGAGAACACACATGTGTCTGTTCTCAGGCGAGAACATTGTTCTCATCTCATCAGAACATACCAATGTTCTCTGGCGAGATAACGAAGGtcgtttttttataatatttaattaaaaaatttaatttggtatGTCGGTGGTCTTTGTTCTGGGAGGATCATGTGATGGtggtttaatttttcaattaaaatataattagataaaaattGTGTAATAAGATTTAGTTGATTTATTTGattaggtttaattaaattctgatagatttaattgaattttcatATCAGACCGCCGGAGGAGaaatctttcaactttttttaaaaaattgttcttGGTTTCGACGTGTTTATTagatttggattggtttgatcgggtttcgattggttttatgttgttttaattagttttgatttgtaattttatttaattatatacatTCGAATGAAAAAAAGAGTGAAAATGGATAAAATACTAAtctatctatatacttatataattgagaggaccaacagaGCTCTCTTATTAATTCTCATCAAATAGAATTTTTTCATTAATTCTTATCAAATagaattttctcattaattctcaacaaataaaattttctcATGAGTTCCCATcctttttaaactatttataagtttttactttttaaaattactattattttaccAAACAGTAGTTGTATTCTAAATGAATTCAAAATTGATTAAATCTAAATAATATTAGTCATACTAAACTATTTAATAGAAAACGTGcaaagtaagaaaaaaaaaagtaacttGGTCCATAGTAAAGTTATAGTAACTTTATTCATACTAAATGAGCTTTTTTTTAATGAAGTGGTAACTGATCTTATATGCATACTATTAAtactactaaaataaataaattaattaattattggtAAAAAAACTACCTAAAATTTTGGAATTAGATAAATTatggtctagacaaataaaacaattatgcTCGAACATCTcaattttactaaatataaattttatttatataattaagagGATCAAATGAGATCTCtcataaatttctattttttttaaactacctattttaatattattatattatctaaattttaatcaaaagaAGTATAATCCATTTGAAATACTAATTATATGGAataacaattcaattaaaaaaaaattataatctatttaaaagaaaacaaagccgcttaaattataatttgtttaaaaGAAAACGGCTTAATACattttttgacccctaaactatactaTTTTATTCTATGCGATCTCTAAACTAATTTTGTGTTCTTTTGAacctcttaacttttttttattctatttaacccctcattcagaatgtgcacaccacgcgcgatgacgtggatgaaattgctgacatggctttgctgacatagggctaaatagaataaaaaaaatagttaagaggtccaatgaaacactaaaatagtttagaggtcatagggAATAAAAGGataaagtttaggggtcaaaaaatatattaaaccaagatattttttttattttaaaataaaaattgatatactttacatattatttgaaaaaaatcatttaagcctttaaaaatcatgaaatttagcgtgttttctaattttaacacaaattttaaaaattcagaattgatttgaaaagtttgaaattgcaaaaattgaaagatggtatattaaaattattaaaattagaaattcatgaaacacactaaaaattataattttttaaaaatttagtctttttttaatataatcacagtatagtaaaattatatattttataatatcattaaaaacagacaaacttcatttatcattactgaaatgtaaacaaatatttacatgtacaaaaagttatattatgtaattatttgactaaacttcaatattttttatttttttagaaaattaaatgaataaaaattaaataattgtatctTCAAGAAgtttaaatgggtaaaaattaaaattttaaaggtgcaatagaaaaacaaaataagttcagggtcaaatagaataaaataatgtAGTTCGGCGATTCAATAGCacaatttatgcattttaattatcattcaCGCGTTTTTGTCACGTTGGAGGAAAAAAGTCAAATCGACAAAAAAATTTTAGTTGAcaggttaaataaaaaaaataaagttaagaggtctaataaaatattagattagtttaagagttttataaaataaaagtatataatttggaggtcaaatgatgtattaaaccaaaagaaaataaagtcgTTTTCGCGTTAACCATCAAAATTAATGTATTTAAATGTCAACGAAGTTTCAGATAGTATTTGAGCACAACAAAAGTTTGATAGATGTTGGTGCAGAGcccctttttttattaaatttaagagcaaattactctaagacaCCTCACGTTTgttataattcacagtttgttatctcttgtttgaaaatcaaacgatttggtacatcagttttgattttataaactataaggcccttctgttaaatataggtagcaaatcgttaacggaatgaaacgtgaggtaccaaatcgtttgcaaaacgtttgaaaatgaggtaccaaatcgttaaaataattaaatgtgaggtaccaaatcgtttacataattgaaaccggggtaccaaattgtttgaaagtaaatatcaaattattaacggaactaacagaatGGCCTTacagtttaaaaaatcaaaactgaggtaccaaatcgtttgactttcaaataagaggtaccaaactgtgcattatgacaaacgtgaggagccttaaagtaatttgctctaaatttaaatagctcaaatctgatttcaataaattttatatataataatctaaACAGCTAaacctttttttaataattcttattttaatatttaatattaaaatgtatttaaatctgaatagcaaaaataaaaattgttttgataaatattagTACTAATTTGTGACTAgtttgtattttaatattttagatttctgttgtaaatataatttttagttaggataaatttaattattgattaataGATGTAATAATCACATATgaacttaattaaaaataaaaattgttttgaTAGATATAAGTGCCAATTTGTGactaatttgtattttaatattttagatttctgttgtaaatataatttttagttaggtggtgtctataattgaTACGTTTTAAaggtaataatatttttaaaacttggaGCAAAGACCATAATTTTAtatgcaattaaccctaaattcaATTATTGATTAATAGATGTAATAATCACATACGAACTTAATTAAGTGTTGTGTTTCTATAATCAGAATCCAACAAAAATGTCAATACTAATACACTGTTTGGATAGAGGGAATTTAAATGATCAAAATccatgaattttatatttatggatttaaataaaattcattgtTTTCTATGATAAAAAATGACGAGAATCTATAAATTGTCACATGCACCATCCTCCAAaaaatttcatttgattttccaTTTATGAGGTGGGACAGTTGAAAtcgtttattttttatacataatatattaTTAGAATATTTAGTATTATTCCTATACACCCATTGATTTCAGGTTTTATTCAAACGagtagatttttaaatttggagtACTTGACTTTCGAATGGATGctcattatgaatttttataatgcAATATTTCTATAAATctattttgaataatttttatatttatttttaaaaaattgaacaagTTTGTATAGATCTcattttataatcaattttcAATCTTTGTGGGctgttaaaatatataaaattacttttaaaatataaataatagatatcaatttctaaaattgttttcaataatattatatttgaattaatttaaaaatataagtattattatttattattaaatattttaattagagtCAAATACTTGCTTATATAAATGAGAGGATTAAAAGAGCATTCTCATGAGTCGCCAACTTAAATAAAACTtacttaattattaaaagttgTTGTTAATAGACAAATTCTCATTAATTTTCCGAGTTGAACAAAATACATACACAAAtagcatttttataaaattcaaatttaaataaaacacttatttaatttctaaaaaaatattattaatagataattctcatcagtttttaaataaaataaaaatagttatttattattttataattatgaaaaaatttagtcattatttataaataattattaattagattcCGTGCAAATGCACGGGCTTACGACTAGTAAACTTAAAATTGGTAAGTTCTTTTTAAGCATTACAGTTGTTTTGAACCTTTTCCATACGTGCCACGTCGTACTGTTTGATTATATATTttggattttaaaatataatcgaACTCAAAGTTAACAACATCTCGATTACATTTTAGTAGGGTAATTatgtatttgaaaaaaatttgaaaaatatgaagATATATGGCAACATAATGTCAGAGGAGAAATAAAAATCGTCGACAGCAGGATTCGAACCTGCGCAGGCATAGCCCAACAGATTTCGAGTCTGTCTCCTTAACCACTCGGACATATCGACATATGCCTTTCATTAGaacattatattatttttatcctacataataaagtaataaaaacaaaaacaacgcCCACCGAGGGGCTCGAACCCTCGACCACAAGGTTAAGAGCCTTGCGCTCTACCAACTGAGCTAGACGGGCTTTGTTTGTGATATacaaaagaaattataaagACCAATTATTTTGTCTGCCTTTTAATGTCAATTCTTCCAAACCGAACATCATCTGTTTAACCAATCGTGtcaaattcaaacataaaaaacTTATTAAACGGATTATTAACACTTATCGAACTTTCTAACACATTTACTaaaataagttataataaatcaaaatatttaacctgttaaacaaatttattaataacTTGTTCAactcatttaaaatatattttaattaaataagtacaatcaaataataaacctcaaaaaataataaattttgatactacaaataaaaattaatcaattattttatatgaatatatttaGCCGCATATAATAATTGAATTAGTAAATAGGTCTAAACATGCCTTAATATTCTTAAATGGATTATGCGGATTTCACCGTATCATAAATGGATTGACCCATTTATGACCTAATCCTATAAGCTCAACCTGAACAGTTTAACTTTGTGTCATATAAATGGACCGTGTCGGAAATTGTCATCCCTAACTTCAAGTAACAACGAACTCAAAATAGTACTAATTATAGTACTTGCCCCCCtgttaattgcaaaattttaatttttaatgttccattctaatt includes:
- the LOC126662113 gene encoding putative F-box protein At3g16210 is translated as MKRRDDMNMFEFLHEELKAEIFEKLPVKTLVRCTSVCKPWNFLIKDSAFIRNQSKITRSHAPLALCFRHYFNYELRVNQSDTHYVSLNNPDPEICRIQDFPLAHYSEHFWLTGSVNGLLCVVGDDYEEKSDELSRPQTLILWNPSIQKSMILPNPNLLFHTRCLVGFGYDSRSDDYKLLKMINFYDSAGFRSVAEVFSLNSGSWKIMDSRSIPHCEICYVPGSQAIVNGIIHWHFRKDKCNMLLGFNVTDETFQEIDMPEDLTSPSIDPLALDVLAYNDSTVGIVFRERQRNDVLNHLWIMKDYGVSSSWIKVFTMAGIGRRLYPWSRIGVSTLIGWFGQELFYSRDPENIIFGINLVNGQVRCHDFLSGKSCTFITSYVESLVLLNR
- the LOC126660969 gene encoding uncharacterized protein LOC126660969, which translates into the protein MNFRVINLNDDFQTLSHKLNTSVHAEIEFLTTDLLHFRNLSRVQKNELNVLVKGKYDQRRLMNIRQLSSPERRALEYGDSIFLERPVVLGLPAGNRQDGILLVLDFSDDDEQDENPAIIPIPGGDEKDEMPAGGDEKDEMPAGGDEKDELTEVLAVPGGDEKDELTEVLAKDEMPAGGDEKDELTEFLAVPGGDEIDEMAEVLGIPGGDEIDKLAVVMDQAQSEGTLLNQPIETMAQYAARIGVENQKFDGDVWDSFTNSF